The Impatiens glandulifera chromosome 8, dImpGla2.1, whole genome shotgun sequence genome includes a window with the following:
- the LOC124913442 gene encoding gibberellin 2-beta-dioxygenase 2-like, whose amino-acid sequence MVVSNSTHIPEKIRQIELPTVDLSLSRSKVSELIIKACEEFGFFKVVNHGVPNEIIERMEMESYEFFNKPVPEKQLAGAADPFGYGSKKIGFNGDVGEVEYLLLSTNPLSFSNNPDQFRCAVRGYIEAVRKVACEILEMMAEGLWVSDTSVFSRLIRTVDSDSLLRINHYPPLVLDTSASPPPCHHHRVGFGEHTDPQIITLLRSNDVSGLQISPEKGVWIPVPPDPNSFFVNVGDVLQALTNGRFVSVRHRAMVSSEKARISIGYFGGPPLNAIISCPKELEGDNKNRKSIYREFSWSEYKEAAYSLKLGESRLNLFLN is encoded by the exons ATGGTGGTTTCTAATTCAACCCACATACCCGAAAAGATCCGACAAATCGAACTCCCGACCGTCGACCTATCATTGTCGAGATCCAAGGTTTCGGAGTTGATTATAAAAGCTTGTGAGGAGTTTGGATTCTTTAAGGTTGTTAATCATGGGGTACCAAATGAAATCATTGAGAGAATGGAAATGGAAAGTTAtgagttttttaataaaccggTGCCGGAAAAACAGTTGGCCGGAGCAGCCGATCCTTTTGGTTATGGAAGTAAGAAGATTGGATTTAACGGCGACGTTGGAGAAGTGGAGTATCTTCTTTTAAGCACGAACCcactttctttttcaaataacccagatcAATTCAG GTGTGCAGTGAGGGGTTACATAGAAGCGGTTAGAAAGGTGGCATGTGAGATTTTGGAGATGATGGCAGAGGGTTTGTGGGTATCAGACACGTCAGTATTTAGTAGGTTAATCAGGACCGTTGATAGTGACTCACTTCTAAGGATCAATCACTACCCTCCTCTAGTTCTCGACACGTCAGCATCTCCTCCGCCATGTCATCACCACCGTGTCGGCTTTGGAGAACATACTGACCCTCAGATCATTACACTTCTCCGGTCAAATGACGTGTCCGGTCTACAAATTTCGCCGGAGAAAGGGGTTTGGATTCCAGTTCCTCCTGATCCCAATTCCTTCTTTGTTAATGTTGGTGACGTGTTACAG GCGTTGACAAATGGAAGGTTTGTGAGCGTGAGACATAGAGCAATGGTTAGCTCGGAAAAGGCAAGGATATCGATAGGTTATTTCGGGGGACCTCCATTGAATGCGATAATTTCGTGCCCAAAAGAATTAGAGGGCGACAACAAAAATCGTAAGAGCATATACAGGGAGTTCAGTTGGTCTGAGTATAAGGAAGCGGCTTACTCACTCAAGTTGGGAGAAAGTCGTCTTAATCTCTTCCTCAACTAA
- the LOC124912825 gene encoding uncharacterized protein LOC124912825, whose amino-acid sequence MTLPSLVSKIVIISLLLPFTLFRPLYASKTVDDQLSHSKISEICEQTLNYGFCKTTLEQYPRTTLADMKDLATITIMLAMAQARLNKYAVDELQQRKESKHLKDKLASCLDDYTVVLHKLQDAYKICKGKADYKAMMELVNDATSMNIKCQDRFVKHPNRPYPIADYNQKMLWLNNIALVVLSMLA is encoded by the coding sequence ATGACACTCCCTTCTCTCGTATCGAAGATCGTAATCATTTCTCTCTTGCTCCCTTTTACATTGTTTCGTCCCTTGTACGCCTCGAAAACAGTCGACGATCAACTCTCTCATTCAAAAATCAGTGAAATATGCGAGCAAACCCTAAATTATGGTTTTTGCAAAACTACATTGGAACAATACCCTCGAACCACATTGGCTGACATGAAGGATCTCGCGACCATCACTATCATGTTGGCAATGGCTCAAGCGAGATTGAACAAGTATGCAGTTGACGAGCTTCAACAAAGAAAGGAGAGTAAACACCTTAAAGATAAATTGGCAAGTTGTCTTGACGATTACACGGTTGTGTTACACAAGTTACAAGATGCGTACAAGATATGCAAGGGCAAAGCTGATTACAAGGCGATGATGGAGCTTGTGAACGATGCGACAAGCATGAATATCAAGTGTCAAGATCGCTTTGTGAAGCATCCTAACCGTCCATACCCTATAGCGGATTACAATCAGAAGATGTTATGGCTCAATAATATTGCTCTTGTAGTACTAAGTATGCTTGCTTGA
- the LOC124912824 gene encoding uncharacterized protein LOC124912824, whose amino-acid sequence MSPIILRFLIVSLYFTFQITFISSICRGFCGNAAVRYPFGIDDGCGSPEFKGMMNCSNSTDLFFQTPSGNYKVQTIDYEKQTMVIYDPTMSTCSILQPHHDFVMSETQNAVITPTQDTVFALVNCSIDSPVLNRYSSLCFNFSGHTCDELYGSCNAFRVFHLYTNSSPPCCFTSYSTMKFMNMNILDCSHYTTVFNTDSLKGIGPLDWLYGIKLSFAVPDTGCQQCFKSGGSCGYNVETEGSLCICNATVNSTRQCALAGVAADSAMATGWSQSPKHVYHMLLILYLASVTLLSIFF is encoded by the exons ATGTCTCCGATCATTCTACGTTTCTTAATTGTTTCCCTCTATTTTacatttcaaataactttcatATCCTCAATCTGCCGTGGATTCTGCGGAAACGCAGCCGTTCGATACCCTTTCGGTATCGACGACGGCTGCGGTTCCCCGGAGTTTAAAGGAATGATGAACTGCTCAAACTCAACCGATCTCTTCTTTCAAACTCCATCAGGTAACTACAAAGTCCAAACAATTGACTACGAAAAACAAACAATGGTCATTTATGACCCGACAATGTCAACTTGTTCTATTCTTCAACCTCACCATGATTTCGTAATGTCGGAAACTCAAAACGCTGTCATTACTCCGACACAGGATACTGTCTTTGCTCTTGTTAATTGTTCGATAGATTCCCCTGTTCTCAATCGATACAG TTCACTCTGTTTCAACTTTTCGGGGCATACATGCGACGAACTATACGGATCTTGCAACGCGTTTCGCGTTTTCCATTTGTATACAAACAGTTCGCCTCCGTGTTGTTTCACTAGCTATTCGACTATGAAATTCATGAACATGAACATTCTCGATTGTAGTCATTACACTACTGTTTTTAATACCGATTCCTTAAAAGGAATTGGACCACTCGATTGGCTATATGGAATCAAGTTGTCTTTTGCTGTCCCCGACACGGGCTGTCAACAATGTTTTAAGTCGGGTGGGAGTTGTGGTTACAATGTGGAGACAGAGGGTTCACTCTGTATTTGTAATGCTACTGTTAATTCGACCAGACAATGTG cTTTGGCAGGTGTTGCCGCTGACTCAGCTATGGCGACCGGATGGAGTCAAAGCCCAAAACACGTTTACCATATGCTGCTTATTCTATATTTGGCATCGGTCACTCTATTATCTATATTCTTCTAG
- the LOC124912451 gene encoding DEAD-box ATP-dependent RNA helicase 40-like — protein sequence MATSDQVSASLGPRYAPDDPTLPKPWKGLIDGSTGLMYYWNPETNMTQYERPSAATPPSVAPVLPPTSSTTKQITAQEMGAMQANGSIGQYGQPTANVPQQHASTLQHSIQMMPQTSQQHNSQLIQAGRQQGPQFGEGTQQSQGQLSAQHLGQQSAQPNHQMHLHPAHPMPQQSGHSMPQQAMQQTPPQPAGQQAGQYQGSQVGQLQGNPYVHQHMQYMSYQQPNLQGQQGFPQQPQQTVHGSVYPPQQEHKSGVPPQGSMYPQHEQKSGVSSRDDFDHQQGNPTRFSSPQIQQPSVPPIQNAPHGANSNQMPQMGVRPGQGQRFGNSPLNLQQPPSLVPTPQSAPEVAYQQHVSPYHNQIDMHSQSPNVPPANLKTGFEENPPRRAGNYFSNNNDGNTMAPQQPKLAAIPVGRNPQEMWMNGPPVTPSFDGAMNSSGGPGYHNMYSHGVGGPSFPPNATVKPSPMVSGSVDPSNLSPADHYRQKHEVTVTGDNIPAPFMTFETTGFPPEILREIQSAGFRSPTPIQAQTWPIALQGRDIVAIAKTGSGKTLGYLMPAFILLRHRRNNPVHGPTVLVLAPTRELATQIQDEAIKFSRSSGISCTCLYGGAPKGPQLKELERGADIVVATPGRLNDILEMRKIEFRQISLLVLDEADRMLDMGFEPQIRKIVNEIPPRRQTLMFTATWPKEVRKIANDLLVGPIQVNIGSVDELAANKSITQYVEVVHQMDKQRRVEQILRSQEPGSKVILFCSTKRLCDQLARSIGPRFGAAAIHGDKSQIERDSVLNQFRSGKTQILVATDVAARGLDIKDIKVVINYDFPTGIEDYVHRIGRTGRAGASGVAYTFLSEQDWKHAGDLVKVLEGANQQVPPEIREMAMHGGPSRGGMSRFDPGAGSGGRWDGGRGGRDAGFGGRGGGRDAGFGGRGVGGRGDGGGFGGRGGGGRDMGFGGGGRGGGRDMGFGGGRDMGFGGRGGGRDGGFGGRGGGGRDGGFGGRGGGRDGGFGGRGGFSHRGGGSFGGSVGGYDRGGNDRYNNMSSMDGRGRGGWGGSSRGGRFENRNSRGRSYSRSPDRGRDYRSRSRSRSYSRSRSRSWSRSRSRSWSRSPSRRSRSRSRSINERRERPARKSKFDQMEPDVPNFGVVAAAPVVAVEGGGRGGSLHAGGGGEHPPSETS from the exons ATGGCAACTTCAGACCAAGTATCTGCTTCACTTGGTCCACGTTATGCTCCAGATGATCCCACACTGCCCAAGCCTTGGAAGGGGCTAATTGATGGAAGTACCGGGCTTATGTACTACTGGAATCCTGAAACAAACATGACCCAGTATGAGAGGCCATCTGCTGCTACACCTCCCTCTGTAGCCCCTGTTCTCCCACCCACATCTTCTACAACTAAACAAATTACTGCACAGGAAATGGGAGCAATGCAAGCAAATGGTAGTATTGGTCAGTATGGGCAACCAACAGCAAATGTTCCCCAACAACATGCTTCTACTCTACAACATAGTATACAGATGATGCCCCAAACTTCTCAGCAACACAATTCACAGCTAATTCAAGCTGGAAGACAACAGGGACCCCAGTTTGGAGAGGGCACACAACAATCTCAGGGGCAGTTATCAGCACAACATCTTGGCCAACAATCTGCACAACCAAATCATCAAATGCATTTACATCCTGCACATCCAATGCCACAGCAATCAGGGCATTCTATGCCTCAACAAGCGATGCAACAAACACCGCCACAGCCTGCAGGGCAACAAGCAGGGCAATATCAAGGTTCACAAGTTGGTCAACTTCAGGGGAACCCATATGTACATCAACACATGCAATATATGTCATATCAACAACCAAATCTACAAGGACAACAAGGTTTTCCACAACAGCCTCAGCAAACTGTTCATGGAAGTGTTTATCCCCCCCAACAGGAGCACAAATCAGGAGTACCTCCCCAGGGCAGTATGTATCCCCAACATGAGCAAAAGTCAGGAGTATCTTCCCGAGATGATTTTGATCATCAACAAGGTAACCCTACTAGATTTTCATCTCCGCAGATTCAACAACCCAGTGTGCCACCAATTCAAAATGCTCCTCATGGAGCAAACTCTAATCAGATGCCACAAATGGGTGTACGTCCTGGTCAAGGCCAAAGATTTGGGAATTCCCCTCTCAATTTGCAACAGCCACCTTCATTGGTTCCAACACCTCAAAGTGCTCCAGAAGTAGCTTATCAGCAACATGTTTCACCTTACCATAATCAGATAGATATGCATAGTCAATCACCTAATGTTCCTCCTGCCAatttaaagaccggttttgaaGAAAACCCTCCTAGAAGAGCTGGGAATTACTTCAGCAATAACAACGATGGTAACACTATGGCTCCTCAACAACCAAAATTGGCAGCAATACCTGTGGGAAGGAATCCGCAG GAGATGTGGATGAATGGTCCTCCTGTTACACCTTCTTTTGATGGTGCCATGAACAGTTCTGGAGGTCCTGGATACCATAATATGTACAGCCACGGGGTTGGTGGTCCATCATTTCCCCCAAATGCTACAGTGAAACCTTCTCCAATGGTTAGTGGGTCTGTTGATCCTAGCAACCTTTCACCTGCTGATCACTATCGTCAGAAGCATGAAGTAACTGTTACT GGTGATAATATTCCAGCTCCTTTTATGACGTTTGAAACGACTGGCTTTCCACCGGAAATATTGAGAGAG ATACAAAGTGCTGGCTTCAGATCTCCCACACCTATTCAGGCACAAACATGGCCAATAGCTTTACAGGGAAGGGACATTGTTGCAATTGCCAAAACAGGTTCTGGAAAAACGTTGGGTTACCTGATGCCAGCCTTCATTCTACTCAGACACCGACGCAATAATCCTGTGCATGGACCCACTGTATTGGTTTTAGCTCCAACCCGTGAACTTGCCACGCAAATCCAAGATGAGGCAATTAAATTTTCCAGATCATCTGGGATCTCGTGCACA TGCCTATATGGTGGTGCACCTAAGGGACCACAGTTGAAAGAGTTGGAGAGAGGAGCGGACATTGTTGTGGCGACTCCTGGGCGACTCAATGATATTCTTGAAATGAGGAAAATTGAGTTTAGGCAAATTTCTCTTCTTGTGCTTGATGAGGCAGATAGAATGCTTGATATGGGCTTTGAGCCCCAGATACGGAAGATTGTGAATGAGATTCCTCCTCGACGACAAACACTGATGTTTACAGCCACCTGGCCCAAAGAAGTGAGGAAAATAGCAAATGATCTTCTTGTTGGACCCATTCAGGTGAATATTGGCAGCGTCGATGAACTTGCTGCAAACAAGTCTATTACACAG TATGTTGAAGTAGTCCATCAAATGGACAAGCAGAGGCGTGTTGAGCAAATCCTTAGATCCCAAGAGCCAGGGTCAAAAGTGATTCTATTCTGTTCGACAAAAAGGTTATGTGATCAGCTGGCACGTAGTATAGGGCCTAGATTTGGCGCTGCTGCAATTCATGGAGATAAGTCTCAAATTGAAAGGGACTCAGTTTTGAATCAGTTCAGGAGTggaaaaactcaaatattagTGGCTACTGATGTCGCTGCACGTGGGCTTGACATAAAAGATATTAA GGTTGTGATAAACTACGACTTCCCGACCGGCATCGAAGACTATGTCCATCGAATTGGAAGAACTGGGAGAGCGGGAGCAAGTGGAGTGGCGTACACGTTCTTATCTGAACAGGACTGGAAACATGCCGGTGACTTAGTGAAAGTTCTAGAGGGTGCAAACCAGCAAGTTCCCCCAGAGATAAGAGAGATGGCAATGCACGGTGGTCCCAGTCGAGGTGGGATGAGCCGTTTCGATCCCGGTGCAGGTTCTGGCGGTCGTTGGGACGGTGGTCGGGGAGGAAGAGACGCTGGTTTTGGTGGTCGTGGCGGAGGAAGGGATGCGGGATTCGGCGGTCGTGGTGTGGGAGGTAGGGGTGATGGAGGAGGATTCGGTGGTCGTGGTGGCGGAGGAAGGGATATGGGCTTTGGCGGTGGTGGCCGTGGAGGAGGAAGGGATATGGGTTTTGGTGGAGGAAGAGATATGGGATTTGGTGGACGTGGAGGAGGTAGGGATGGTGGATTTGGCGGTCGGGGTGGAGGAGGGAGGGACGGTGGTTTTGGCGGGAGAGGTGGAGGGAGAGACGGAGGGTTTGGGGGGCGTGGGGGATTTAGTCATCGTGGTGGCGGAAGTTTCGGTGGATCAGTTGGAGGATATGATCGTGGGGGAAACGATAGATACAACAATATGAGTTCGATGGATGGTCGCGGAAGGGGGGGATGGGGAGGAAGTAGTAGGGGTGGACGGTTTGAGAACAGAAATAGCAGAGGGAGGAGTTATAGTCGGAGTCCTGATCGGGGGCGTGATTATAGGAGTCGGAGTAGGAGCCGAAGCTATAGTCGCAGTAGGAGCAGGAGTTGGAGCCGAAGTAGGAGCAGGAGTTGGAGTCGTAGCCCTAGTAGGAGAAGCAGAAGTCGGAGTAGGAGCATTAATGAGAGGCGTGAAAGGCCTGCTCGGAAAAGCAAGTTTGATCAGATGGAACCGGATGTACCCAATTTCGGCGTTGTTGCTGCTGCTCCTGTTGTAGCGGTTGAAGGTGGCGGGCGCGGAGGAAGTCTGCATGCAGGTGGTGGCGGTGAGCACCCACCAAGTGAAACCTCTTGA